The following are encoded in a window of Chloroflexota bacterium genomic DNA:
- a CDS encoding PTS galactitol transporter subunit IIC (with GatAB forms a phosphoenolpyruvate-dependent sugar phosphotransferase transporter for galactitol; subunit IIC forms the translocation channel and contains the substrate binding site), with protein sequence MGAISSAINWFIGLGPIVIVTVMMFLVGLVFRVSWGKALVGGLLVGVGLQGLFLVVNMIVENLEPAMAALAARFGWSSTIVDVGWGTAGLAFGWPGLAAVYVGILAVNLVLVALRVQKTLWTDIWGMWHAQTFGACIWALTDSVVIAIVAAVIYSVFGVVLADWQKKEFQKFLNIPGISFPAGPTAHFTAMGIPVLWLLDRIPFIKDIEADVDAIRDRFGVLGEPVVMGAVVGVILGIIAGYNVAKILGFAAVVAALMVLLPRMVAILSEGLVSLTTEIVDFLRRRFTKGEEKYEYGEEPVSVSVDVAVYVGPPPVIAASVIGMPLMVLLGAILPGNQLLAITSLASVPYYLGAIMPWAKGNIVKAVLAMLIVAIPIFYTSTYLAPVYTAAFAKLGLYAEQIAAGKQVAAFGLGGGDLMAFIWVVFFRLIGLAKI encoded by the coding sequence ATGGGAGCCATTTCCAGTGCGATCAATTGGTTTATTGGCCTAGGTCCGATTGTCATCGTGACCGTGATGATGTTTCTTGTGGGTCTAGTTTTTCGGGTTTCGTGGGGAAAAGCTCTAGTTGGTGGTCTGCTTGTCGGCGTTGGCTTGCAGGGCCTATTCCTAGTGGTGAATATGATCGTCGAAAACCTGGAACCAGCAATGGCAGCTCTTGCCGCCAGATTTGGATGGAGCTCTACCATAGTGGATGTAGGCTGGGGGACTGCTGGACTAGCCTTTGGATGGCCAGGATTGGCGGCTGTTTATGTTGGCATCCTGGCGGTCAATTTGGTGCTAGTCGCCCTTCGCGTACAAAAAACCCTATGGACTGATATCTGGGGCATGTGGCATGCTCAGACATTCGGAGCCTGCATTTGGGCACTGACTGACAGTGTGGTAATCGCGATTGTAGCAGCTGTCATCTACTCAGTGTTCGGCGTCGTTCTCGCCGATTGGCAGAAAAAAGAATTCCAGAAATTCTTGAACATTCCTGGTATTTCTTTCCCCGCCGGGCCAACTGCACATTTTACTGCTATGGGTATCCCTGTGCTTTGGCTTCTGGATAGGATTCCATTTATTAAAGATATAGAAGCCGATGTAGATGCTATACGCGACCGTTTTGGAGTGCTCGGAGAGCCGGTTGTGATGGGCGCGGTGGTTGGGGTAATCCTGGGTATCATAGCCGGGTACAATGTAGCCAAGATCTTGGGTTTCGCTGCTGTCGTGGCAGCTTTGATGGTTTTGCTGCCGCGCATGGTGGCGATTCTGTCAGAAGGATTAGTCTCCCTCACCACAGAAATCGTTGACTTTCTCCGCCGTCGATTTACAAAAGGGGAGGAAAAATACGAGTATGGGGAAGAGCCGGTTTCGGTATCCGTTGATGTAGCAGTATATGTTGGTCCGCCTCCGGTAATCGCTGCATCTGTAATTGGTATGCCTCTAATGGTACTCCTAGGCGCTATCCTGCCTGGAAACCAGTTGTTGGCTATTACTAGCCTGGCATCAGTTCCCTATTATTTGGGAGCGATCATGCCTTGGGCCAAAGGTAATATCGTGAAAGCGGTTTTGGCGATGTTGATTGTGGCCATTCCTATCTTCTACACCTCGACTTATCTTGCCCCAGTCTACACGGCTGCTTTTGCGAAACTCGGTCTGTATGCTGAGCAGATCGCGGCTGGTAAACAGGTGGCGGCTTTTGGACTAGGTGGTGGCGATCTTATGGCCTTCATCTGGGTAGTGTTTTTCCGATTGATCGGGTTAGCGAAGATTTAG
- a CDS encoding uroporphyrinogen decarboxylase, whose product MTPRERVTSTLSHREPDRVPIGIGASGSAIHDAVYRALKDRLHIEGEIEPFRRGHGDNYYDDRVFDALGTDVRHVFLNFYHSDHFVRKELGAGGLYDPFVDAWGITRETKGGLHAFTGNPLAKATTISDIDGYPWPNPYGDSGLLEGVKERGEYLRHHTAFAVATRSPTSGIFEHCWVLRGMENFMVDMIADPKLAIRLVDRVTDTIMRYYDVLLTAVGSYVDIVETQDDYGTQQNSFMSPELFRKMIKPARQRLHELIRSKAPQARIYLHSCGSIRNLIPDLIELGVDILNPVQPLAAGMDPAELKANFGEKLVFHGAIDMQQAMPGSLEDVSREVRTRIRQLAPGGGYILAPANLVQSDVPLDNLLRMVEDAKRYGRYPIAV is encoded by the coding sequence ATGACCCCGAGAGAACGAGTAACATCCACATTGAGTCACCGTGAGCCAGACCGCGTGCCCATCGGAATCGGAGCCAGTGGATCCGCGATCCACGATGCGGTATATAGAGCATTGAAGGATCGACTGCACATTGAGGGCGAGATTGAGCCATTCCGGCGCGGACACGGTGATAACTACTACGATGATCGTGTTTTTGATGCTCTTGGCACGGATGTACGACATGTCTTTCTGAATTTTTATCACTCCGACCATTTCGTGCGCAAAGAGCTGGGTGCGGGTGGCTTGTATGACCCGTTTGTCGATGCTTGGGGCATAACTAGAGAGACGAAAGGCGGCCTACACGCCTTCACGGGTAATCCCCTGGCCAAAGCGACAACAATATCTGATATCGATGGATATCCCTGGCCGAACCCGTATGGGGATTCTGGCTTACTGGAAGGGGTAAAAGAGCGGGGTGAATACTTGCGGCACCATACGGCTTTCGCCGTTGCGACGCGCTCTCCAACTTCAGGCATTTTTGAGCATTGCTGGGTGCTGCGTGGCATGGAAAATTTCATGGTAGATATGATTGCCGACCCTAAACTGGCTATACGGCTGGTAGACCGAGTGACAGATACCATTATGAGGTATTACGATGTTTTATTGACCGCGGTAGGATCGTACGTAGACATCGTGGAGACGCAGGATGATTATGGTACTCAACAGAACAGCTTTATGTCTCCTGAGTTATTTCGCAAAATGATCAAACCAGCTAGACAACGATTGCATGAGCTGATACGTAGTAAGGCTCCGCAAGCTCGCATTTATCTGCACAGTTGTGGTTCGATACGGAACCTGATCCCTGATCTCATTGAACTCGGAGTGGATATTTTAAACCCAGTCCAGCCATTGGCTGCAGGGATGGATCCAGCAGAGTTAAAGGCTAATTTTGGTGAGAAGCTGGTGTTCCACGGTGCAATCGACATGCAGCAAGCCATGCCAGGCTCGCTTGAAGATGTCTCGCGTGAAGTCCGCACACGTATTCGCCAGCTTGCGCCGGGCGGTGGATACATCCTCGCTCCGGCAAACCTTGTCCAAAGCGATGTGCCTCTAGATAACCTTTTACGGATGGTTGAAGATGCCAAAAGATATGGTCGATACCCAATCGCGGTGTAA
- a CDS encoding glucose 1-dehydrogenase, which yields MPYIIDLSGQVAIVTGGAQGIGRATCRLLAEAGADIVLDDIREEREVRPTMDYIESLGRRVVFVQADVSVKEGAKHIASTALDAFGQIDILVNNAGVSEDWERTIAVNVTGQYLCAMAVLPHMVARGKGRIINISSTCAMTGSTGAPAYVVSKGGSFSLTRYLAREYAPKGILVNGIMPAVIQTDMLMARYKTEEALLEHYIPRIPIRRIGQPEDIARVVLFLCSELSNYISGEIITADGGRMWGS from the coding sequence ATGCCTTATATCATAGATTTGAGCGGCCAAGTGGCCATTGTAACCGGCGGTGCCCAAGGAATTGGTCGTGCTACTTGCCGACTTCTAGCAGAGGCAGGGGCTGATATTGTCCTTGATGATATTCGAGAAGAGCGCGAAGTGCGTCCTACCATGGACTATATTGAAAGTCTAGGTCGACGGGTCGTTTTCGTGCAAGCAGATGTTTCCGTCAAAGAGGGAGCAAAGCATATTGCTTCAACTGCACTCGATGCGTTTGGCCAGATCGATATCTTGGTCAACAACGCCGGAGTAAGCGAAGACTGGGAACGCACTATTGCTGTCAATGTAACGGGTCAGTACTTATGTGCGATGGCAGTGCTGCCGCACATGGTCGCCAGAGGGAAGGGTCGAATCATCAATATCTCATCTACTTGCGCCATGACAGGTTCAACAGGGGCACCTGCTTATGTCGTGTCAAAAGGTGGGAGCTTTAGCTTGACTCGCTACTTGGCCAGGGAATATGCGCCAAAGGGAATCCTGGTCAATGGCATTATGCCGGCGGTGATCCAGACAGATATGCTTATGGCTCGTTACAAGACGGAAGAGGCATTGCTGGAGCACTATATCCCGCGCATACCTATCCGGCGCATAGGACAACCAGAAGATATTGCACGCGTTGTGCTCTTTCTCTGCTCTGAGCTATCGAATTATATTAGCGGTGAGATAATAACAGCTGACGGTGGACGGATGTGGGGCTCTTAA
- a CDS encoding M42 family metallopeptidase: MKPIESLEQLQQMCHLSALSGHEEAMIQYMKAEMSRFVSDVRVDRLGNVIACLPGTQAKGPKVMISAHMDELGFMVRKIEDDGWIRLTRVGGVPEKSLPAQRLVLRGSKGDVFGVIGPKSHHLTPPEEKFKVTEINELYVDIGAHSKAEAEAMGIYPGTPVTYHGFFQEMLGGQFAGKALDDRAGCFVLLQLIRLLAGKKRAATIYFVASVQEEFNIRGVVTAGFAINPDMAIGLDVAVACDTPDLKPLADIRFGGGPVISHYTFHGRGTLNGLIPNPRLRQYVTETAARLGIPLQHSVFLGGLGETSYLAVVREGIPALDMGFPVRYTHAPIEVGSRPDMEHLIILLAEVLDSIDSALDLSRG, translated from the coding sequence GTGAAGCCGATTGAGAGCCTAGAACAACTACAGCAGATGTGCCATCTCTCCGCACTGTCAGGCCACGAGGAGGCTATGATCCAGTACATGAAGGCGGAAATGTCACGCTTCGTGTCTGACGTGCGTGTAGATCGCCTAGGTAATGTGATCGCTTGCCTACCTGGTACGCAGGCAAAAGGCCCAAAAGTCATGATTTCCGCGCATATGGACGAGCTTGGGTTTATGGTGCGCAAAATCGAGGATGATGGATGGATACGATTAACGCGAGTAGGTGGCGTTCCGGAGAAGAGCCTTCCAGCACAGCGCTTGGTTTTGCGCGGTTCCAAAGGCGATGTATTTGGTGTGATTGGACCAAAGTCTCATCACTTGACACCGCCGGAGGAGAAATTCAAGGTTACCGAAATCAATGAGCTCTATGTGGACATTGGTGCACACTCGAAGGCTGAAGCTGAGGCCATGGGTATTTATCCCGGTACTCCGGTCACATATCATGGTTTCTTCCAGGAGATGCTGGGTGGGCAATTTGCAGGAAAGGCACTCGATGACCGAGCCGGTTGTTTTGTCTTATTACAGCTCATACGCTTGCTGGCAGGCAAAAAGAGAGCTGCCACAATATATTTTGTTGCCTCTGTGCAGGAGGAATTTAATATCCGTGGTGTAGTGACGGCAGGGTTTGCCATCAACCCGGACATGGCAATTGGATTGGATGTAGCTGTTGCTTGTGATACACCGGATCTGAAGCCCCTTGCAGATATCCGATTTGGAGGCGGACCGGTCATTAGCCATTATACCTTTCACGGTCGGGGCACATTGAATGGTCTGATTCCTAATCCACGACTTCGTCAATACGTTACTGAGACTGCTGCCCGTTTAGGCATCCCTCTACAGCATTCTGTGTTCTTAGGAGGATTAGGAGAAACCTCTTATTTAGCTGTCGTGCGGGAGGGGATACCCGCCCTGGACATGGGATTTCCCGTCCGTTACACTCATGCTCCGATTGAAGTGGGCTCACGGCCGGATATGGAGCATTTGATCATTCTACTGGCGGAGGTATTGGATAGCATAGATTCAGCTCTTGACCTATCCCGGGGATAG
- a CDS encoding BtpA/SgcQ family protein yields the protein MSWLQDVFGTDKPIIAMCHLRAMPGDPAYDRSGGMKAVVEAGRRDLLALQEGGVDAVMFSNEFSRPYLTQVETVTVAAMARVIGELLPEICIPFGVNVLWDARASLDLAVAVGAKFVREIFTGVYASDFGLWNTNCGAVVRHQHAIGAQDVRLLFNIYPEAAKYLADRPLTDIAVSTVFNTLPDGICVSGITAGQETDTSLLAQVKKAVPDIPIFANTGVRTDNVEAQLSVADGAIVGTYFKQDGITWNPVDVRRVKEFMAVVRAFRG from the coding sequence TTGTCCTGGTTACAGGATGTTTTTGGAACGGATAAACCTATCATCGCTATGTGTCACCTGCGTGCTATGCCCGGCGACCCTGCCTATGACCGTAGTGGAGGCATGAAAGCCGTCGTGGAGGCTGGGCGCAGGGATTTGTTGGCATTACAGGAAGGCGGCGTAGATGCGGTGATGTTCTCCAACGAGTTCAGCCGCCCCTATCTGACACAGGTGGAAACCGTGACCGTGGCTGCCATGGCGCGTGTCATTGGCGAGTTGTTGCCAGAAATTTGTATCCCATTTGGAGTGAACGTGCTCTGGGATGCACGTGCTTCCCTTGATTTGGCTGTGGCCGTCGGAGCGAAATTCGTGCGCGAGATCTTCACAGGTGTATATGCTAGCGACTTTGGACTGTGGAATACCAACTGCGGCGCCGTAGTGCGCCACCAGCATGCGATCGGGGCGCAGGATGTGCGTTTGCTGTTCAACATCTATCCAGAGGCAGCAAAATACTTGGCTGACCGCCCTCTCACGGACATAGCGGTCTCCACGGTATTCAATACACTGCCTGATGGCATTTGCGTTTCGGGAATAACTGCTGGACAGGAGACAGATACCAGTCTCCTTGCACAGGTGAAGAAAGCTGTGCCGGATATCCCGATCTTTGCCAACACTGGTGTGCGCACAGATAATGTGGAGGCTCAACTCTCTGTTGCTGACGGTGCAATCGTGGGCACCTATTTCAAACAGGATGGCATTACTTGGAATCCTGTAGATGTTCGGCGAGTGAAGGAATTCATGGCCGTGGTGCGGGCTTTTCGTGGCTAG
- a CDS encoding ribulose-phosphate 3-epimerase: MIQIAPSMASAPFLHLANVVQDLEAAGANIIHFDIEDGTFVPMMTLGTRIIGELRPLTHLPFDVHLMMHAPDWIIPAVVSLGANWVSVHYEACSYPHRTLRLIRQLGARAGLAFNPKTPLPDLRYLRRYLDFVLILTTEPEYPDADFLPEVLRKVREGQKMLGQQGIDWVVDGGITTENIGEAVRAGANVIVAGRSVFHNGAVAENLVALRTAAIASISI; this comes from the coding sequence GTGATCCAGATAGCACCCTCTATGGCCTCGGCTCCATTCCTTCATCTAGCTAATGTCGTTCAGGATCTCGAAGCTGCTGGAGCCAATATCATTCACTTTGATATCGAAGACGGCACTTTTGTGCCCATGATGACCTTGGGCACGCGCATCATAGGCGAATTGCGCCCATTGACTCACTTGCCCTTTGATGTGCATCTGATGATGCACGCGCCAGATTGGATTATCCCCGCAGTAGTCTCCTTAGGTGCAAACTGGGTCTCGGTACACTATGAGGCATGTTCCTACCCGCACCGTACCTTGCGCTTGATCCGACAGTTGGGTGCGCGGGCAGGTTTGGCCTTTAATCCCAAGACACCTTTGCCTGATTTGCGTTACCTACGCCGCTATCTTGATTTCGTCCTGATCTTGACTACGGAACCTGAGTATCCGGACGCTGACTTTTTGCCCGAGGTATTGCGCAAGGTAAGAGAAGGGCAAAAGATGCTTGGTCAGCAGGGCATAGACTGGGTGGTTGATGGAGGGATTACAACGGAGAACATTGGCGAAGCCGTACGGGCGGGAGCGAATGTGATTGTGGCAGGACGCAGTGTGTTCCACAATGGAGCCGTCGCCGAGAATCTCGTAGCTTTGCGTACTGCTGCTATTGCCAGCATCAGCATATAA
- the rlmD gene encoding 23S rRNA (uracil(1939)-C(5))-methyltransferase RlmD: MDEILTILLTDMAHGGEAVGRYEGKVIFVSYAIPGELVRAQIVLDKGHFAHARLLEVLTPSPQRVQPLCPYFGLCGGCQWQHLAYEAQLEYKGSIVHGQLQHIASLAHATIHPTIGMHNPWHYRNHVQFSVSTDGHLGFMAARSDQVIPIEQCPLLHPLLQDLFDSLDIELAGLQRLSLRAGVNTGEQMVIFEIKGDEPPELEVEIPVSCVLVLADGTPVTLLGSPYIHEQIAGRVYRISAPSFFQVNTQQCEVLISLVSTYLDPKPDSTVLDVYCGVGTFALAMAEKAKQVIGIESNAAAIADAQANAMDMENVLFVQGLAEEILPTLDIQSPLVLVDPPRSGMDRKALAALVNLLPTRIVYVSCDPATLARDIKRLLASGYQLCEVQPIDMFPQTHHIECVALLERA, from the coding sequence ATGGACGAAATATTGACCATTTTATTGACCGATATGGCCCATGGTGGCGAAGCAGTAGGGCGTTACGAGGGAAAGGTCATCTTTGTTTCGTATGCCATCCCTGGCGAACTAGTTCGTGCACAAATCGTGCTGGATAAGGGCCACTTCGCACATGCTAGATTGTTGGAAGTTTTGACTCCATCCCCACAGCGTGTGCAACCACTGTGCCCTTACTTTGGCCTGTGCGGCGGTTGTCAGTGGCAGCATTTGGCCTACGAAGCACAATTGGAATATAAAGGCTCCATTGTGCATGGCCAGTTGCAGCACATCGCCAGCCTAGCCCATGCTACGATCCACCCAACCATCGGCATGCATAATCCCTGGCATTACCGCAACCATGTGCAGTTCAGCGTGAGCACGGATGGCCATTTAGGCTTCATGGCTGCTCGCAGTGATCAGGTCATTCCTATTGAGCAATGCCCGTTGTTGCATCCCCTTTTGCAGGATTTATTCGATTCCCTAGACATCGAACTTGCGGGGCTGCAACGCTTGTCACTGCGCGCAGGAGTGAATACTGGTGAGCAGATGGTCATCTTTGAAATAAAGGGCGACGAGCCACCTGAATTAGAAGTGGAAATTCCTGTTTCTTGCGTGCTGGTCTTAGCCGATGGAACTCCGGTTACTCTGCTTGGCAGCCCTTATATCCACGAACAGATTGCAGGTAGAGTTTACCGCATCTCAGCTCCCAGTTTCTTCCAGGTAAACACGCAGCAATGCGAAGTGCTGATCTCACTAGTCTCCACTTACTTGGATCCCAAGCCGGATAGTACTGTCCTTGACGTTTACTGTGGAGTGGGCACGTTTGCTCTAGCGATGGCGGAGAAGGCAAAGCAGGTGATCGGCATCGAAAGCAACGCGGCTGCGATTGCTGATGCTCAAGCCAATGCAATGGACATGGAGAATGTGCTTTTTGTCCAGGGACTAGCAGAGGAAATTCTGCCAACCTTGGACATTCAGTCCCCTCTTGTCCTTGTAGACCCGCCTCGGTCTGGCATGGATAGGAAGGCTCTCGCTGCTCTGGTGAACTTGCTTCCTACCCGTATCGTCTACGTCTCCTGTGATCCGGCCACACTAGCCCGCGATATCAAGCGACTGCTTGCATCTGGCTACCAGTTGTGCGAAGTACAGCCGATAGACATGTTCCCACAAACCCACCATATCGAATGCGTAGCCCTGCTAGAACGGGCATGA
- a CDS encoding Glu/Leu/Phe/Val dehydrogenase, translated as MTNEINPFENAQRQLDIAAEILKLDPGMHAFLREPMRELHVSLPVRMDDGTVKVFKGFRVQYNDARGPCKGGIRFHPEETIDTVRALAAWMTWKCALLDLPLGGGKGGVVCDPKRMSKGELERLSRAYIRQIGRILGPEMDVPAPDVYTDAQIMAWMMDEFSAMQGHNVPGVITGKPLCLGGSCGRSDATARGGMYVIRETAKVLGIDLRGKATAIQGYGNAGQFAHQLGQELLGLKVVAVSDTKGGIYCKEGLDPQKVMKHKADTGSVVNLSGCENLTNEELLTLDVTVLIPAAMENQITGKNAGGIKAKILAELANGPTTTDADDILYKNGVFVLPDFLCNAGGVTVSYFEQVQNAYNYYWPIEEVYEKLDKKMTAAFHAMYDMAQAYGVNNRVAAYLVAVNRVAEAVRMRGWV; from the coding sequence ATGACGAACGAAATCAATCCATTTGAAAATGCTCAACGCCAGCTCGATATTGCTGCTGAGATCCTGAAATTGGATCCTGGGATGCACGCTTTTCTCCGCGAGCCCATGCGCGAACTGCATGTCTCCTTGCCTGTAAGGATGGACGATGGTACTGTCAAAGTATTCAAGGGCTTTCGCGTGCAATACAACGATGCCCGTGGGCCATGCAAAGGTGGCATCCGCTTTCATCCTGAGGAGACGATCGATACCGTACGCGCTCTGGCTGCTTGGATGACTTGGAAGTGTGCTCTATTGGACTTGCCTCTAGGAGGAGGCAAGGGTGGCGTAGTATGCGATCCGAAGAGGATGTCCAAGGGTGAGCTAGAACGCCTCAGCCGCGCTTATATACGGCAAATAGGACGTATCCTGGGACCGGAGATGGACGTACCTGCGCCGGACGTATACACCGATGCGCAAATCATGGCCTGGATGATGGATGAATTCAGTGCCATGCAAGGGCACAATGTGCCCGGCGTGATCACGGGCAAACCCCTCTGCTTGGGGGGCTCATGTGGACGCAGTGATGCTACTGCACGTGGTGGCATGTATGTCATACGTGAAACAGCAAAGGTGCTCGGCATTGATCTGAGGGGCAAAGCGACAGCCATTCAAGGTTATGGGAATGCCGGACAGTTCGCCCACCAACTTGGCCAGGAATTGCTGGGACTCAAGGTGGTCGCGGTCAGTGACACGAAGGGTGGAATCTATTGCAAAGAAGGGCTTGACCCACAAAAAGTCATGAAACACAAAGCCGACACAGGCTCTGTAGTCAATTTGTCTGGATGCGAGAACCTCACCAATGAAGAGCTTTTAACACTGGATGTCACCGTGCTCATTCCTGCCGCTATGGAAAACCAGATTACAGGCAAGAACGCGGGTGGGATAAAGGCTAAGATCCTGGCCGAGTTAGCCAATGGTCCCACCACCACTGATGCCGACGACATTTTGTACAAGAATGGGGTTTTTGTCCTTCCGGACTTTTTGTGCAATGCCGGGGGCGTTACCGTATCCTACTTTGAGCAAGTGCAGAACGCCTACAATTACTACTGGCCCATCGAAGAGGTATACGAAAAGCTGGATAAGAAAATGACTGCCGCTTTCCATGCCATGTATGATATGGCACAGGCCTATGGCGTCAACAACCGGGTAGCAGCCTACTTGGTAGCAGTAAACCGCGTGGCAGAAGCCGTCAGGATGCGTGGCTGGGTATAA
- the gatB gene encoding Asp-tRNA(Asn)/Glu-tRNA(Gln) amidotransferase subunit GatB, whose translation MEYEPTIGLETHAQLLTASKVFCSCSSDYAMAPPNSLVCPVCLGLPGSLPVINQRAVEYVIMTGLALNCRIPEVSRFDRKNYHYPDLVKGYQISQYDLPLCRDGWIEIQVSGGTKRIGIQDVHLEEDTGKLVHVQGQSLIDFNRSGVALMEIVTKPDFTSIEEVREYVLKLRRILRYLGVSSGNMEEGAMRFEANVSLHPAGTTEKGARVEIKNLNSFRALLRSLEYEISRQEQVLREGGTISRETRGWDETRSITFVQRSKEFADDYRYFPEPDLPPLEITREWVEEIRAKMPELPDERYRRFVSEYGLSAYDAGLLTDDRFIADYFEQAVTTAKTRGIPPKTIANWITGELFRLLHVTNVEPTAIQVPPEQLVELVVLLNENLITMTSAKHVLETMFHTGKAARDIVAEEGLIQIADADQIMPIVEEVIRSNPDAVAQYKRGKETVLRFLVGQVMRATKGKADPNITAELIRKKLSA comes from the coding sequence ATGGAATACGAGCCAACTATTGGCCTCGAAACACATGCACAATTGCTCACTGCTTCCAAAGTGTTCTGCTCTTGCAGCAGCGACTATGCTATGGCGCCCCCCAACAGCCTTGTTTGTCCTGTCTGCCTGGGCCTGCCTGGCTCGCTTCCGGTCATCAATCAACGTGCTGTCGAGTACGTGATCATGACCGGATTGGCTTTGAACTGCCGTATTCCCGAAGTATCGCGATTTGACCGCAAGAATTACCACTATCCCGATCTAGTCAAGGGCTATCAGATCTCCCAATACGACCTGCCTTTATGCCGCGACGGCTGGATAGAAATCCAAGTGAGTGGAGGAACAAAGCGTATTGGCATCCAAGACGTGCATCTGGAGGAAGACACGGGCAAGCTTGTCCACGTCCAGGGCCAAAGCCTAATTGATTTTAACCGCTCTGGCGTAGCACTGATGGAGATTGTAACCAAACCTGATTTCACTTCGATCGAAGAAGTGCGCGAATATGTGCTCAAACTCCGCCGGATACTGCGTTACCTTGGTGTCAGCTCAGGCAACATGGAGGAAGGTGCCATGCGCTTCGAGGCCAACGTGTCATTGCATCCGGCAGGCACAACCGAGAAAGGCGCGCGCGTCGAGATCAAGAATCTGAATAGTTTCAGGGCACTGCTGCGCTCGCTGGAATATGAAATCAGCCGCCAGGAGCAGGTGCTTCGGGAGGGCGGAACGATCAGTCGCGAGACGAGAGGCTGGGATGAGACACGCAGCATAACCTTCGTGCAGCGCAGCAAGGAATTCGCTGATGATTACCGCTACTTTCCAGAGCCCGACCTTCCGCCTTTGGAGATCACACGAGAATGGGTGGAAGAGATTCGGGCCAAGATGCCAGAGTTGCCCGACGAACGTTATCGTCGCTTCGTGTCGGAGTATGGACTCTCGGCATACGATGCGGGTTTGCTTACCGATGATCGCTTTATTGCTGACTATTTCGAGCAGGCAGTCACCACAGCAAAAACCAGAGGTATTCCACCTAAAACCATTGCCAATTGGATTACTGGCGAATTGTTCCGTCTGCTCCATGTCACCAATGTGGAACCAACTGCTATCCAGGTGCCTCCGGAGCAGCTCGTTGAACTCGTTGTGCTGCTCAACGAGAACCTGATTACAATGACTAGTGCCAAGCATGTTTTGGAAACCATGTTCCACACGGGTAAAGCGGCGAGGGATATTGTGGCCGAAGAAGGATTGATACAAATTGCAGATGCAGACCAGATTATGCCCATCGTAGAAGAGGTTATCAGATCAAATCCCGATGCAGTAGCCCAGTATAAAAGAGGTAAGGAGACTGTGCTGCGTTTCCTTGTCGGCCAAGTAATGCGAGCCACAAAAGGCAAGGCAGATCCAAATATAACCGCTGAATTGATAAGGAAAAAACTAAGCGCTTGA